A single region of the Arthrobacter sp. zg-Y20 genome encodes:
- a CDS encoding CapA family protein encodes MKRNERVGSSGLGSSRVAAATVGMLLVALVLGGCMAAEDGDDGEGERVVPASSSPAATAAPAIPGKGPACPAADCFSLMLAGDLLVHPQLWDQAAADAAATGKGPLDFEPLLAGQADYIAAADLAVCHMETPVAEPGGPYSGYPMFNVPPQILTAAAAVGYRACTTASNHTVDAGAAGLNRTLGVLDSLGLAHTGSYASQEEAGRPMILSAPAGKVAVIEATYGLNGLAAEYPWQVDLLDAEAMIAKARLARAQGADVVVGAIHAGEEYASVPNSEQVETAHALADSGEFDFVYGHHTHSVLPIENYNGTWIAYGLGNAVTELSPWYDVNNEGLIVRAQFARDGGAWSVSDLAWAPSVIVRDPYRWCSVAADLPQGECAPAGQREAVRARTVSVVESLGAAGAGAHEWLVSREGSGK; translated from the coding sequence ATGAAACGCAACGAACGTGTGGGGAGCTCTGGCCTTGGTTCGAGCCGGGTTGCGGCGGCGACGGTGGGAATGCTGCTGGTTGCCCTGGTGCTGGGCGGCTGCATGGCCGCGGAGGACGGGGATGACGGCGAGGGGGAGCGTGTGGTGCCGGCGTCGTCGTCGCCCGCGGCAACCGCTGCTCCCGCCATCCCCGGCAAAGGGCCCGCGTGCCCGGCCGCGGACTGCTTCTCGCTGATGCTGGCCGGGGACCTGCTGGTCCATCCGCAGCTGTGGGACCAGGCCGCGGCCGACGCCGCCGCCACCGGGAAGGGCCCGCTGGACTTCGAACCGCTGCTGGCGGGGCAGGCGGACTACATTGCCGCAGCGGACCTGGCCGTCTGCCACATGGAGACGCCCGTGGCCGAACCCGGCGGCCCGTATTCCGGTTATCCGATGTTCAACGTGCCCCCGCAGATCCTCACTGCAGCGGCCGCTGTCGGCTATCGGGCCTGCACGACGGCCAGCAACCACACAGTTGATGCGGGCGCGGCGGGGCTGAACCGCACGCTGGGGGTGTTGGATTCGCTCGGCTTGGCGCACACCGGGTCCTACGCTTCGCAGGAAGAGGCGGGCCGGCCGATGATCCTGTCCGCTCCGGCCGGCAAGGTGGCGGTCATCGAGGCGACGTACGGGTTGAACGGGCTGGCAGCTGAGTATCCGTGGCAGGTGGATCTGCTTGATGCCGAGGCGATGATCGCCAAGGCGCGGCTGGCACGCGCCCAGGGGGCCGACGTCGTCGTGGGCGCCATCCATGCCGGTGAGGAATACGCGTCCGTGCCCAACAGCGAGCAGGTGGAAACCGCCCATGCCCTCGCGGACAGCGGGGAGTTCGACTTCGTTTACGGCCACCACACCCACTCCGTGCTGCCCATCGAAAACTACAACGGCACCTGGATTGCCTACGGCCTGGGCAACGCCGTCACGGAACTTTCGCCATGGTACGACGTGAACAACGAGGGCCTGATAGTGCGGGCCCAGTTCGCCCGCGACGGCGGCGCGTGGTCCGTGAGTGATCTGGCCTGGGCGCCGTCGGTCATTGTCCGTGACCCGTACCGCTGGTGCTCAGTGGCTGCGGACCTGCCGCAGGGGGAGTGCGCTCCGGCCGGGCAGCGCGAAGCCGTCCGGGCTCGGACTGTTTCGGTGGTCGAGTCCCTGGGGGCGGCCGGCGCCGGGGCGCACGAGTGGTTGGTGTCGCGGGAGGGGTCGGGAAAGTAG